One part of the Sciurus carolinensis chromosome 4, mSciCar1.2, whole genome shotgun sequence genome encodes these proteins:
- the Gins4 gene encoding DNA replication complex GINS protein SLD5 isoform X2 → MTEELDLTQQDSDAGSEEVVLTPAELIERLEQAWMNEKFAPELLESKSEIVECVIEQLDHMEENLKRAKKGDLKVSIHRMEMERIRYVLSSYLRCRLMKIEKFFPHILEKEKMRPEGESSYLSPEEFAFAKEYMAHTEAYLKNVALKHMPPNLQKVDLLRAVPKPDLDSYVFLRVKERQENILVEPETDEQRDYVIDLEEGSQHLIRYKTIAPLVASGAIQLI, encoded by the exons ATGACGGAGGAACTGGATCTAACACAACAAGACTCTGATGCGGGTAGTGAAGAGGTGGTCCTAACTCCTGCAGAGCTCATTGAAAGGCTGGAGCAG GCTTGGATGAATGAAAAGTTTGCCCCTGAACTGCTAGAAAGCAAGTCTGAAATTGTAGAGTGTGTTATAGAACAACTAGATCACATG GAAGAAAATCTCAAGAGAGCCAAGAAGGGGGATCTGAAAGTCAGTATCCATCGAATGGAGATGGAGAGAATTCGCTACGTCCTCAGCAGCTACTTGCGGTGTCGACTCATGAAG ATAGAAAAgttttttcctcacatccttgagAAGGAGAAAATGCGACCCGAGGGGGAGTCTTCCTACCTTTCTCCAGAGGAGTTTGCCTTTGCCAAAGA GTACATGGCTCATACTGAGGCCTATCTTAAAAACGTCGCCTTAAAGCACATGCCTCCCAACTTACAGAAGGTGGACCTCTTAAGGGCAG tTCCAAAACCAGATCTAGATTCATATGTGTTTCTGAGAGTGAAAGAACGACAAGAAAACATACTAGTAGAACCAGAAACAGATGAGCAGAG gGACTATGTTATTGACTTGGAAGAGGGCTCACAGCACTTGATCCGATATAAAACTATTGCACCTCTTGTTGCTTCCGGAGCAATAcagctaatttaa
- the Gins4 gene encoding DNA replication complex GINS protein SLD5 isoform X1 — MRVGPLKRMTEELDLTQQDSDAGSEEVVLTPAELIERLEQAWMNEKFAPELLESKSEIVECVIEQLDHMEENLKRAKKGDLKVSIHRMEMERIRYVLSSYLRCRLMKIEKFFPHILEKEKMRPEGESSYLSPEEFAFAKEYMAHTEAYLKNVALKHMPPNLQKVDLLRAVPKPDLDSYVFLRVKERQENILVEPETDEQRDYVIDLEEGSQHLIRYKTIAPLVASGAIQLI; from the exons ATGCGAGTGGGACCTCTGA AGAGGATGACGGAGGAACTGGATCTAACACAACAAGACTCTGATGCGGGTAGTGAAGAGGTGGTCCTAACTCCTGCAGAGCTCATTGAAAGGCTGGAGCAG GCTTGGATGAATGAAAAGTTTGCCCCTGAACTGCTAGAAAGCAAGTCTGAAATTGTAGAGTGTGTTATAGAACAACTAGATCACATG GAAGAAAATCTCAAGAGAGCCAAGAAGGGGGATCTGAAAGTCAGTATCCATCGAATGGAGATGGAGAGAATTCGCTACGTCCTCAGCAGCTACTTGCGGTGTCGACTCATGAAG ATAGAAAAgttttttcctcacatccttgagAAGGAGAAAATGCGACCCGAGGGGGAGTCTTCCTACCTTTCTCCAGAGGAGTTTGCCTTTGCCAAAGA GTACATGGCTCATACTGAGGCCTATCTTAAAAACGTCGCCTTAAAGCACATGCCTCCCAACTTACAGAAGGTGGACCTCTTAAGGGCAG tTCCAAAACCAGATCTAGATTCATATGTGTTTCTGAGAGTGAAAGAACGACAAGAAAACATACTAGTAGAACCAGAAACAGATGAGCAGAG gGACTATGTTATTGACTTGGAAGAGGGCTCACAGCACTTGATCCGATATAAAACTATTGCACCTCTTGTTGCTTCCGGAGCAATAcagctaatttaa